A region of Theileria annulata chromosome 2, complete sequence, *** SEQUENCING IN PROGRESS *** DNA encodes the following proteins:
- a CDS encoding (subtelomeric) ABC-transporter protein family member, putative (chr2.cand.520 -ABC transporter;~12 probable transmembrane helices predicted for TA15955 by TMHMM2.0 at aa 133-155, 168-190, 195-217, 279-301, 316-338, 390-412, 448-470, 824-846, 896-918, 962-984, 989-1006 and 1071-1093) yields the protein MKADHSKISGETDCQNEVEYCFWQNEVYSKLKSCLFFKENLFKFMDNGIFIYSLFTWAKRWISLISKQYVEPYKLHPLPVADQILYWQPIFSKNVSDALLRLESYETRHDGYPNTKPPRSIMLGATFKTFGKNIGLILFGFLILCFGNMSMVIFIKKILDTATGEQINIKLLFILVLSFVFVQFNIVIFLDHLNFYMYRIIHVIQYSFSITIFQHGLCYRRKYFNNINGCNYLNVCNNVLHSCSLDSECSKNPLYCPARRYQNKEINSRIFSFEFMDSYYISLFIESLAHLLQFIVTFTVGFYSISKLIPIKAWPLYTFCLTTTLFMIIVEILNTVILKHIYNLKDYRINKSREILSGLHLINKMFIDDVAHNIITETRNNELNLVLLRFVLSFINRLLVIITVAFSLIYMMDNYVNNILELDDISQFKSSCTVSSLFVLVKICDAMLFIPDSIKFLTYSLISLIRVEYFMRTCSPNFYISDNKFTGSTKMSSEVPDVTNEIDKDVVVLYKDASFSWVNNRKDFANNNNEVYLKNVNFQLKRGEIAIISGNQGCGKSNFIKSVLGEMTLVSGCMAVVPLHTSMPIFYASQDIWLQQGTIRSNITFGYRFDEEIYNSVIKAVELEFDILSWEKGDLRVVSDNAHSLSGGQRVRMEMARAIYAYLIFSKVNKDYNSQCSFLMCLDGPFHGLDPYVSRLIFNNLFNSKTGVLLKDDLSIIITSTALVLDKICITKGEFGNLTLYKIENKSLKRLKDIVSNKNQASKKSFSRIPIVCSPKEIIRICEPDRNDPIIRAEIIKGKYDDSLIIDPESKKTTRKFKESFKSYILYFKSTGFLFIFFVLFTLVYISFENAIFVLAGILGDEVMEIVVNVNTPFEIMSAYSTIRRLCNDTLDKLKILSVIIVLICLCANGILTYTCLRGCKRIHEYCIASIMNSSTNVKIKKISSEVLTFLSSDIFMIDENFGPCLSSLLILFLGAIVQSFIIIYSFPYLTPVLCLGLFIIMNYIFKNFIHASKNLQISSLESLSRNNSVCENAVSSSSIYRSFKKESNLMEDVVEYTDYCIRSWFYSKSFLSWASFVSKFVFLFIILTTLLIPVTIRSFKRINSFVGYYGLDLMTSVRIIFTFTNFVVNIAKIEMLMCSVQRFQCFIPPGTKCVFDKFRNVNEEDIVINSSKLKDQVDKKMLLKRRALEFKDTKPNLIKRMMFRPKINIIDICKYLPPEHSGIVLKDICVYTSSQMNEEGLILNNINASPSRSDIIGIIGRTGAGKTTLLSVLQNTVRYRSGQVLLDGKDLQDIPKSVIRHIIGVLPQLPFVFKGWTIRRFLDPRRLFTDDEINDALDKCGLLEFVNNLHGGRKLDTVIIPEDIDFKKTKEQSAKESFTHDEALTEDSFKSEDIMLSISQLRTLWFAKLLLCRHLYRMLIIDEPPSDNCSEDGSEVQDIGIPIYELLDKYFKHCTCFVTAHYANALRTCTSVWVMHNGKLIKTCKASEVSKNESISDLIEQLLNKYSKIY from the coding sequence atgaAAGCTGATCATTCTAAGATATCCGGGGAAACTGATTGTCAAAATGAAGTTGAATACTGTTTTTGGCAAAATGAAGTGTATTCTAAGCTTAAAAGCTGCTTATTTTTCAAAGAAAATCTTTTTAAGTTTATGGATAAtggaatatttatttattcactTTTCACCTGGGCCAAAAGGTGGATTAGTTTGATTTCCAAACAATATGTAGAGCCATATAAGTTGCATCCACTTCCTGTTGCCGACCAGATTCTATATTGGCAACcaattttttctaaaaacGTTAGTGATGCACTACTTAGATTGGAATCTTATGAAACAAGACATGATGGATACCCAAATACCAAACCACCTAGATCGATAATGCTAGGTGCTACATTTAAAACATTTGGCAAAAATATCGGTCTCATTTTATTTGGATTTTTAATCCTTTGCTTTGGGAATATGTCTATggtaatatttataaaaaagaTTTTAGATACTGCAACAGGAGAGcaaattaacattaaacTACTATTTATACTAGTACTTTCATTTGTGTTTGTTCaatttaatatagtaatatttttggaccaccttaatttttatatgtATAGAATCATCCATGTAATTCAGTATTCATTCTCGATTACCATATTTCAACACGGGTTGTGTTACagaagaaaatattttaataacataAATGGATGTAACTATTTGAATGTTTGTAATAATGTTTTACACAGTTGCTCTCTTGATTCAGAATGTTCTAAAAACCCATTATATTGTCCCGCAAGGAGGTACCAAAACaaagaaattaattctaGGATATTTTCTTTCGAATTCATGGattcatattatatttCGTTATTTATTGAGTCATTAGCTCATTTATTGCAATTTATAGTTACCTTTACTGTCGgattttattcaattagTAAACTCATACCCATCAAGGCCTGGCCTTTGTACACATTTTGCTTGACGACAACACTTTTTATGATAATtgttgaaattttaaatacaGTAATTTTAAAGCATATATACAACTTAAAGGATTATAGAATAAACAAATCCAGGGAAATATTATCAGGTTTACACTTGATTAACAAAATGTTCATAGATGACGTAGCACATAACATTATTACAGAAACAAGAAATAATGAGCTAAATCTGGTTTTATTGAGATTCgttttatcatttattaatagatTGTTAGTTATAATAACCGTTGCATTTTCACTCATTTATATGATGGACAATTAcgttaataatattcttgAGCTGGATGATATTAGCCAGTTTAAATCCAGTTGCACTGTGTCATCACTGTTTGTGCTGGTTAAAATATGTGATGCAATGTTATTTATTCCTGATTCAATTAAGTTCCTTACCTACTCATTAATATCGCTCATAAGAGTAGAGTATTTTATGAGGACTTGTTCTCCTAACTTTTACATTAGTGATAACAAGTTCACAGGTTCTACAAAGATGTCCAGCGAAGTTCCAGATGTAACTAATGAGATTGACAAGGATGTAGTAGTTTTGTATAAGGATGCCTCTTTTTCATGGGTCAATAACAGGAAGGATTTTgccaataataataatgaggTTTATTTGAAGAATGTTAATTTCCAGCTTAAGAGGGGTGAGATTGCAATAATAAGTGGTAATCAAGGCTGTGGTAAATCTAATTTCATCAAATCAGTACTGGGTGAAATGACACTGGTGAGTGGTTGTATGGCTGTGGTTCCCCTTCACACATCAATGCCTATATTTTATGCCTCCCAAGATATATGGCTTCAACAAGGAACTATTAGATCAAACATTACATTTGGATATAGATTTGATGAGGAAATTTATAACTCAGTCATCAAAGCCGTTGAGCTggaatttgatatattatctTGGGAGAAAGGTGACTTGAGGGTAGTTTCTGATAATGCTCATTCACTTAGTGGTGGTCAGAGAGTTAGGATGGAAATGGCTAGAGCCATTTATGCTTATCTTATATTTAGTAAAGTTAACAAGGATTATAATAGTCAATGTTCATTTTTGATGTGCCTTGACGGACCATTTCATGGTTTAGACCCTTACGTATCAAGacttatttttaataaccTTTTCAATTCTAAGACTGGAGTGCTTCTTAAGGATGACCTATCAATTATAATTACGTCAACAGCATTGGTTCTTGATAAAATTTGCATCACCAAGGGAGAATTTGGAAACTTGACTCTTTACAAAATAGAGAATAAATCCCTTAAAAGGTTAAAGGATATTGTTTCTAATAAAAATCAAGCATCCaaaaaatcattttcaCGAATTCCCATCGTGTGTTCGCCAAAAGaaataattagaatatGTGAACCGGATCGTAATGACCCTATAATTCGAGCAGAAATAATTAAGGGGAAATATGACGATTCACTAATTATTGACCCTGAATCAAAAAAGACAACCCGTAAATTTAAGGAATCATTTAAGtcttatatattatatttcaaATCAACAGGGTTCCTATTCATTttttttgtattatttactCTTGTATACATATCTTTCGAAAACGCTATATTTGTATTGGCCGGGATATTGGGAGATGAAGTAATGGAAATAGTTGTTAATGTAAACACACCTTTCGAAATAATGTCGGCATATTCAACAATAAGAAGGTTGTGTAATGATACCttagataaattaaaaatattatcagtaataattgtattaatttgtcTTTGTGCCAACGGAATTTTGACATACACTTGCCTTCGTGGATGCAAAAGGATTCACGAATATTGCATTGCCTCAATAATGAACTCATCGACAAACGTTaagattaaaaaaatcaGCAGTGAagttttaacatttttatcatctgACATCTTTATGATAGATGAAAATTTTGGACCTTGCTTGTCATCgttactaattttatttttgggAGCAATAGTTCAATCTttcattataatttattcttttccGTATCTTACTCCAGTTCTTTGCCTGGGactttttattattatgaattacatttttaaaaattttatacacGCATCAAAAAATCTTCAAATTTCATCCCTAGAATCTTTGTCTAGGAACAATTCCGTTTGTGAGAATGCAGTTTCATCTTCATCCATATATAGGAGCTTTAAAAAGGAGTCAAACCTTATGGAAGACGTCGTCGAATATACCGACTATTGCATAAGATCTTGGTTTTATTCAAAATCATTCCTATCATGGGCATCATTTGTTTCCAAATTCGTCTTTTTATTCATCATCTTGACAACACTTCTTATACCTGTTACAATTAGAAGttttaaaagaataaaCTCATTTGTTGGTTACTACGGATTGGATTTGATGACGAGCGTTAGGATTATTTTTACGTTCACGAACTTTGTTGTCAATATCGCAAAAATCGAAATGCTAATGTGTTCAGTTCAACGGTTTCAGTGCTTTATTCCACCTGGCACTAAGTGtgtatttgataaattccGTAATGTTAATGAAGAGGATATAGTTATTAATTCTAGCAAACTTAAGGACCAAGTGGATAAAAAGATGCTACTGAAGAGAAGAGCACTTGAATTCAAAGATACAAAACccaatttaataaagagGATGATGTTTAGGccaaaaattaacattattgaTATTTGCAAATATCTTCCACCAGAACATAGTGGTATAGTTCTGAAGGATATTTGTGTATATACATCATCTCAGATGAATGAGGAAGGTCTTATCctcaataatataaatgcGTCACCATCTAGGTCTGATATTATTGGTATCATTGGCAGAACTGGAGCTGGTAAGACAACTCTATTATCTGTTCTGCAAAATACAGTAAGGTATAGATCTGGTCAAGTCCTGTTGGATGGCAAAGATTTGCAAGATATTCCCAAGAGTGTCATTAGGCACATTATTGGTGTTCTACCTCAGCTTCCATTTGTTTTCAAGGGTTGGACCATCAGAAGGTTCTTGGATCCAAGGAGACTATTTacagatgatgaaattaatgacGCTCTGGATAAATGTGGTCTCCttgaatttgttaataaCCTTCATGGTGGAAGAAAATTAGATACTGTGATTATTCCTGAGGAtatagattttaaaaagacCAAAGAGCAATCAGCAAAAGAGTCCTTTACCCATGATGAAGCATTAACTGAAGATTCTTTTAAGTCAGAAGATATTATGTTGTCTATAAGCCAGCTCAGAACCCTTTGGTTTGCCAAATTACTATTATGCAGACATCTCTATAGGATGTTAATCATCGATGAACCTCCATCTGATAATTGTTCAGAAGACGGATCTGAGGTTCAAGATATCGGAATACCAATCTACGAGTTATTGgacaaatatttcaaacatTGTACATGTTTTGTTACAGCACATTATGCCAACGCATTGCGAACGTGTACATCAGTTTGGGTAATGCATAATGGTAAACTTATAAAAACATGTAAGGCCTCGGAAGTATCCAAAAATGAATCGATCTCGGACCTGATAGAACAACTCCTTAACAAATACTCCAagatatattaa